In Lemur catta isolate mLemCat1 chromosome 1, mLemCat1.pri, whole genome shotgun sequence, one DNA window encodes the following:
- the ADGRE1 gene encoding adhesion G protein-coupled receptor E1 isoform X2: MHTVSTVDLTTMGLNACAYTTTCPAYATCTTTTNSYYCTCKRGFRASNGQMQFKDPGVKCNDIDECSQSPPVCGLHAVCENMKGKYKCSCLPGFSSPTGNSWNPGKPGRFACTDIDECLTSGVCPEHSHCANSVGSYSCNCQVGFIASKSTCEDVDECSQSPPICGPHSVCENMLGTYKCSCLPGFSSPTGNGWIWGKPGHFSCTDVDECSQSPPICGPHSVCENMPGTYKCSCLPGFSSPTGNGWIRAKPGQFACTDIDECLTSGVCPEHSHCANSVGSYSCNCQVGFIASKSTCEDVDECSQSPPICGPHSVCENMPGTYKCSCLPGFSSPTGNGWIRAKPGQFACTDIDECLTSGVCPEHSHCANSVGSYSCNCQVGFIASKSTCEDVDECSQSPQICGPHSVCENMLGTYKCSCLPGFSSPTGNGWIPGKPGHFACTEVNECANPRACPENATCYNTLGNYSCVCNRGFESSSGSLSFQGVGGSCEDVDECSRNSTLCGPNSICINVPGAYSCSCLAGFFSPNFWTLKDPGAFECVDIDECAFKTCPVNATCTNTPGSYFCTCHPGFVPSNRQTNFTDQKVKCRDIDECFQDPSLCGPHSVCTNALGSYSCSCMMGFRPDPERFQKYGNLSCKRLPFKCMEDVIPNNKQVQQCQGGAALKPEYVSFCALINAIFSILNDVCENKTTVVSLKSTAKSLAPVLERVSTSSKFTKEKMSALGTVVLQSVESTVLAALLDPSANVSQTIRTENLDIESKVINEECTKQNIVFNLKAKGDEMKVGCSIIKESASTGTTGVAFVSFVGMEAVLDERFFHGLQTPLADSKTKLKINSRVIGGIMTGEKKKNFSDPVVYTLENIKPKQELESPICVSWSTDVKGGRWTTSGCVVQEASETHTVCRCNRMVNLAVIMASGELTMEFSLYVISHVGMIISLVCLILAIATFLLCRSIQNRNTYLHLNLCICLFLAEILFLIGIDKTENQMGCAIIAGALHYLFLACFFWMLVEAVLLFLMVRNLKVVNYFGSHNVKLLYLCAFSYGLPALLVFVSASVQPKGYGMDDRCWLDAKTGFIWSFLGPVCVIITVNFVLLTWTLCILRQKLSSVNAEVSTLKDTRLLTFKAFAQLFVLGCSWVLGLFQIGPIASVMAYLFTIINSLQGAFIFLIHCLLSRQVREEYRRWITRKTKPSSQSQSSVILLSSVPSTSKTG; this comes from the exons ATGCACACAGTGTCCACAGTGGATCTAACGACAATGG GTTTGAACGCGTGTGCTTACACCACCACATGCCCAGCTTATGCAACTTGCACCACCACTACGAACAGTTACTATTGCACTTGCAAAAGAGGCTTCCGGGCTAGCAATGGACAAATGCAATTCAAAGATCCAGGAGTAAAATGCAATG ATATTGATGAATGTTCTCAAAGCCCCCCAGTGTGTGGTCTTCATGCAGTCTGCGAAAATATGAAGGGCAAATACAAATGCAGCTGTTTGCCTGGTTTCTCTTCTCCCACTGGAAATAGCTGGAACCCGGGAAAGCCAGGCCGTTTTGCCTGTACAG ACATCGATGAGTGCCTCACCAGTGGGGTCTGCCCTGAGCATTCTCACTGTGCCAACTCTGTGGGAAGCTACAGTTGCAACTGCCAAGTTGGATTCATTGCTAGCAAGTCCACCTGTGAAG ATGTTGATGAATGTTCTCAAAGCCCCCCAATATGTGGTCCTCACTCAGTCTGCGAAAACATGCTGGGGACATACAAATGCAGCTGTTTGCCTGGTTTCTCTTCTCCCACTGGAAATGGCTGGATCTGGGGAAAACCAGGCCATTTTTCTTGTACAG ATGTTGATGAATGTTCTCAAAGCCCCCCAATATGTGGCCCCCACTCAGTCTGCGAAAACATGCCAGGGACATACAAATGCAGCTGTTTGCCTGGTTTCTCTTCTCCCACTGGAAATGGCTGGATCCGGGCCAAGCCAGGCCAATTTGCCTGTACAG ACATCGATGAGTGTCTCACCAGTGGTGTCTGCCCTGAGCATTCTCATTGTGCCAACTCTGTGGGAAGCTACAGTTGCAACTGCCAAGTTGGATTCATTGCTAGCAAGTCCACCTGTGAAG ATGTTGATGAATGTTCTCAAAGCCCCCCAATATGTGGCCCCCACTCAGTCTGCGAAAACATGCCAGGGACATACAAATGCAGCTGTTTGCCTGGTTTCTCTTCTCCCACTGGAAATGGCTGGATCCGGGCCAAGCCAGGCCAATTTGCCTGTACAG ACATCGATGAGTGCCTCACCAGTGGTGTCTGCCCTGAGCATTCTCACTGTGCCAACTCTGTGGGAAGCTACAGTTGCAACTGCCAAGTTGGATTCATCGCTAGCAAGTCCACCTGTGAAG ATGTTGATGAATGTTCTCAAAGCCCCCAAATATGTGGCCCTCACTCAGTCTGCGAAAACATGCTGGGGACATACAAATGCAGCTGTTTGCCTGGTTTCTCTTCTCCCACTGGAAATGGCTGGATCCCGGGCAAGCCAGGTCATTTTGCCTGTACAG AGGTGAACGAATGTGCCAACCCCAGAGCTTGCCCGGAGAACGCGACTTGTTATAACACTCTTGGAAACTACTCTTGCGTCTGCAACCGAGGATTTGAATCCAGCAGCGGCTCCCTGAGTTTCCAGGGTGTGGGGGGATCCTGTGAAG ATGTGGATGAATGCTCCAGGAACTCAACTCTTTGTGGTCCCAATTCCATCTGCATCAACGTCCCGGGAGCATACAGTTGCTCCTGCCTGGCTGGCTTCTTTTCACCCAATTTTTGGACCCTCAAGGATCCAGGGGCTTTTGAATGTGTAG ATATCGATGAGTGTGCTTTCAAGACATGCCCCGTCAATGCAACCTGCACCAACACTCCCGGGAGCTACTTTTGCACCTGCCACCCTGGCTTCGTACCAAGCAATAGACAGACGAATTTCACAGACCAGAAAGTGAAATGTAGAG ATATCGATGAGTGCTTCCAAGATCCATCACTGTGTGGTCCACATTCTGTCTGCACCAATGCCCTGGGCTCCTACAGCTGCAGCTGCATGATGGGCTTTCGTCCTGATCCAGAACGCTTCCAGAAATATGGCAACCTCAGCTGTAAAA gACTTCCCTTCAAGTGTATGGAAGATGTGATACCCAATAATAAACAGGTCCAGCAATGCCAAGGGGGAGCAGCATTGAAACCTGAATAT GTCTCCTTTTGTGCACTGATAAATGCCATCTTCAGCATTCTGAATGATGTGTGTGAAAACAAAACCACTGTGGTTTCtctgaag AGTACGGCCAAGAGCCTTGCCCCTGTGCTTGAACGAGTATCTACATCTTCCAAATTCACCAAGGAAAAGATGTCCGCGCTGGGCACGGTCGTCCTGCAGAGTGTGGAAAGCACCGTATTGGCAGCTCTTCTGGACCCCTCGGCGAACGTCAGTCAGACTATTCGGACGGAAAACCTGG ACATTGAGAGCAAAGTTATCAATGAAGAATGCACTAAACAGAATATAGTGTTTAACCTGAAAGCCAAAGGGGACGAGATGAAGGTTGGGTGTTCCATCATTAAAGAATCCGCATCCACAG GGACCACCGGAGTGGCTTTTGTCTCCTTTGTGGGTATGGAGGCTGTTTTAGATGAACGTTTCTTCCATGGCCTCCAGACCCCCTTGGCCGACTCCAAGACAAAACTGAAGATCAATTCTCGCGTTATTGGGGGCATCATgactggggagaagaaaaagaacttcTCAGACCCAGTCGTCTACACTTTGGAGAACATCAAG CCAAAGCAGGAGTTAGAGAGTCCCATTTGCGTTTCCTGGAGCACAGATGTGAAGGGCGGGAGATGGACAACCTCTGGCTGTGTGGTCCAGGAAGCTTCCGAGACACATACTGTGTGCAGGTGCAATCGGATGGTGAATCTTGCCGTCATCATGGCTTCCGGAGAGCTCACG ATGGAGTTCTCCTTGTATGTCATCAGCCACGTGGGCATGATCATCTCCCTGGTGTGCCTCATCTTGGCCATTGCCACCTTCCTGCTGTGCCGCTCCATTCAAAATCGTAACACCTACCTCCACCTGAACCTCTGCATTTGCCTCTTCTTGGCCGAGATTCTCTTCCTCATTGGTATAGACAAGACTGAAAACCAG ATGGGCTGCGCCATCATCGCGGGTGCTCTGCACTACCTGTTCCTTGCCTGCTTCTTTTGGATGCTGGTGGAGGCTGTGCTGCTTTTCCTGATGGTCAGGAACCTGAAGGTGGTGAATTACTTCGGCTCTCACAATGTCAAGTTGCTGTACCTCTGTGCCTTTAGCTACGGACTCCCGGCACTGCTGGTGTTTGTCTCCGCCAGTGTGCAGCCGAAGGGCTACGGGATGGATGACCG CTGCTGGCTGGATGCAAAGACGGGGTTCATCTGGAGTTTCTTGGGGCCAGTTTGTGTAATCATAACG GTCAACTTCGTCCTCCTGACTTGGACATTGTGCATCCTGAGGCAGAAGCTTTCCAGTGTCAACGCCGAAGTCTCGACGCTAAAAGACACCAG GTTACTGACCTTCAAGGCCTTCGCCCAGCTCTTTGTCCTGGGCTGCAGCTGGGTGTTGGGCCTTTTCCAGATTGGACCCATAGCCAGTGTCATGGCCTACCTGTTCACCATCATCAACAGCCTGCAGGGAGCCTTCATCTTCCTGATTCACTGTCTGCTCAGCCGCCAG GTACGTGAGGAATATAGGAGGTGGATCACCAGGAAGACCAAGCCCAGTTCCCAGTCCCAGTCCTCGGTGATCTTGCTGTCCTCTGTGCCATCCACGTCCAAGACG GGTTAA
- the ADGRE1 gene encoding adhesion G protein-coupled receptor E1 isoform X3 yields the protein MMWRFNLLLFWGCCVLFSWKMHTVSTVDLTTMGLNACAYTTTCPAYATCTTTTNSYYCTCKRGFRASNGQMQFKDPGVKCNDIDECSQSPPVCGLHAVCENMKGKYKCSCLPGFSSPTGNSWNPGKPGRFACTDIDECLTSGVCPEHSHCANSVGSYSCNCQVGFIASKSTCEDVDECSQSPPICGPHSVCENMPGTYKCSCLPGFSSPTGNGWIRAKPGQFACTDIDECLTSGVCPEHSHCANSVGSYSCNCQVGFIASKSTCEDVDECSQSPPICGPHSVCENMPGTYKCSCLPGFSSPTGNGWIRAKPGQFACTDIDECLTSGVCPEHSHCANSVGSYSCNCQVGFIASKSTCEDVDECSQSPQICGPHSVCENMLGTYKCSCLPGFSSPTGNGWIPGKPGHFACTEVNECANPRACPENATCYNTLGNYSCVCNRGFESSSGSLSFQGVGGSCEDVDECSRNSTLCGPNSICINVPGAYSCSCLAGFFSPNFWTLKDPGAFECVDIDECAFKTCPVNATCTNTPGSYFCTCHPGFVPSNRQTNFTDQKVKCRDIDECFQDPSLCGPHSVCTNALGSYSCSCMMGFRPDPERFQKYGNLSCKRLPFKCMEDVIPNNKQVQQCQGGAALKPEYVSFCALINAIFSILNDVCENKTTVVSLKSTAKSLAPVLERVSTSSKFTKEKMSALGTVVLQSVESTVLAALLDPSANVSQTIRTENLDIESKVINEECTKQNIVFNLKAKGDEMKVGCSIIKESASTGTTGVAFVSFVGMEAVLDERFFHGLQTPLADSKTKLKINSRVIGGIMTGEKKKNFSDPVVYTLENIKPKQELESPICVSWSTDVKGGRWTTSGCVVQEASETHTVCRCNRMVNLAVIMASGELTMEFSLYVISHVGMIISLVCLILAIATFLLCRSIQNRNTYLHLNLCICLFLAEILFLIGIDKTENQMGCAIIAGALHYLFLACFFWMLVEAVLLFLMVRNLKVVNYFGSHNVKLLYLCAFSYGLPALLVFVSASVQPKGYGMDDRCWLDAKTGFIWSFLGPVCVIITVNFVLLTWTLCILRQKLSSVNAEVSTLKDTRLLTFKAFAQLFVLGCSWVLGLFQIGPIASVMAYLFTIINSLQGAFIFLIHCLLSRQVREEYRRWITRKTKPSSQSQSSVILLSSVPSTSKTG from the exons GGTGTTGTGTTCTATTCAGCTGGAAAATGCACACAGTGTCCACAGTGGATCTAACGACAATGG GTTTGAACGCGTGTGCTTACACCACCACATGCCCAGCTTATGCAACTTGCACCACCACTACGAACAGTTACTATTGCACTTGCAAAAGAGGCTTCCGGGCTAGCAATGGACAAATGCAATTCAAAGATCCAGGAGTAAAATGCAATG ATATTGATGAATGTTCTCAAAGCCCCCCAGTGTGTGGTCTTCATGCAGTCTGCGAAAATATGAAGGGCAAATACAAATGCAGCTGTTTGCCTGGTTTCTCTTCTCCCACTGGAAATAGCTGGAACCCGGGAAAGCCAGGCCGTTTTGCCTGTACAG ACATCGATGAGTGCCTCACCAGTGGGGTCTGCCCTGAGCATTCTCACTGTGCCAACTCTGTGGGAAGCTACAGTTGCAACTGCCAAGTTGGATTCATTGCTAGCAAGTCCACCTGTGAAG ATGTTGATGAATGTTCTCAAAGCCCCCCAATATGTGGCCCCCACTCAGTCTGCGAAAACATGCCAGGGACATACAAATGCAGCTGTTTGCCTGGTTTCTCTTCTCCCACTGGAAATGGCTGGATCCGGGCCAAGCCAGGCCAATTTGCCTGTACAG ACATCGATGAGTGTCTCACCAGTGGTGTCTGCCCTGAGCATTCTCATTGTGCCAACTCTGTGGGAAGCTACAGTTGCAACTGCCAAGTTGGATTCATTGCTAGCAAGTCCACCTGTGAAG ATGTTGATGAATGTTCTCAAAGCCCCCCAATATGTGGCCCCCACTCAGTCTGCGAAAACATGCCAGGGACATACAAATGCAGCTGTTTGCCTGGTTTCTCTTCTCCCACTGGAAATGGCTGGATCCGGGCCAAGCCAGGCCAATTTGCCTGTACAG ACATCGATGAGTGCCTCACCAGTGGTGTCTGCCCTGAGCATTCTCACTGTGCCAACTCTGTGGGAAGCTACAGTTGCAACTGCCAAGTTGGATTCATCGCTAGCAAGTCCACCTGTGAAG ATGTTGATGAATGTTCTCAAAGCCCCCAAATATGTGGCCCTCACTCAGTCTGCGAAAACATGCTGGGGACATACAAATGCAGCTGTTTGCCTGGTTTCTCTTCTCCCACTGGAAATGGCTGGATCCCGGGCAAGCCAGGTCATTTTGCCTGTACAG AGGTGAACGAATGTGCCAACCCCAGAGCTTGCCCGGAGAACGCGACTTGTTATAACACTCTTGGAAACTACTCTTGCGTCTGCAACCGAGGATTTGAATCCAGCAGCGGCTCCCTGAGTTTCCAGGGTGTGGGGGGATCCTGTGAAG ATGTGGATGAATGCTCCAGGAACTCAACTCTTTGTGGTCCCAATTCCATCTGCATCAACGTCCCGGGAGCATACAGTTGCTCCTGCCTGGCTGGCTTCTTTTCACCCAATTTTTGGACCCTCAAGGATCCAGGGGCTTTTGAATGTGTAG ATATCGATGAGTGTGCTTTCAAGACATGCCCCGTCAATGCAACCTGCACCAACACTCCCGGGAGCTACTTTTGCACCTGCCACCCTGGCTTCGTACCAAGCAATAGACAGACGAATTTCACAGACCAGAAAGTGAAATGTAGAG ATATCGATGAGTGCTTCCAAGATCCATCACTGTGTGGTCCACATTCTGTCTGCACCAATGCCCTGGGCTCCTACAGCTGCAGCTGCATGATGGGCTTTCGTCCTGATCCAGAACGCTTCCAGAAATATGGCAACCTCAGCTGTAAAA gACTTCCCTTCAAGTGTATGGAAGATGTGATACCCAATAATAAACAGGTCCAGCAATGCCAAGGGGGAGCAGCATTGAAACCTGAATAT GTCTCCTTTTGTGCACTGATAAATGCCATCTTCAGCATTCTGAATGATGTGTGTGAAAACAAAACCACTGTGGTTTCtctgaag AGTACGGCCAAGAGCCTTGCCCCTGTGCTTGAACGAGTATCTACATCTTCCAAATTCACCAAGGAAAAGATGTCCGCGCTGGGCACGGTCGTCCTGCAGAGTGTGGAAAGCACCGTATTGGCAGCTCTTCTGGACCCCTCGGCGAACGTCAGTCAGACTATTCGGACGGAAAACCTGG ACATTGAGAGCAAAGTTATCAATGAAGAATGCACTAAACAGAATATAGTGTTTAACCTGAAAGCCAAAGGGGACGAGATGAAGGTTGGGTGTTCCATCATTAAAGAATCCGCATCCACAG GGACCACCGGAGTGGCTTTTGTCTCCTTTGTGGGTATGGAGGCTGTTTTAGATGAACGTTTCTTCCATGGCCTCCAGACCCCCTTGGCCGACTCCAAGACAAAACTGAAGATCAATTCTCGCGTTATTGGGGGCATCATgactggggagaagaaaaagaacttcTCAGACCCAGTCGTCTACACTTTGGAGAACATCAAG CCAAAGCAGGAGTTAGAGAGTCCCATTTGCGTTTCCTGGAGCACAGATGTGAAGGGCGGGAGATGGACAACCTCTGGCTGTGTGGTCCAGGAAGCTTCCGAGACACATACTGTGTGCAGGTGCAATCGGATGGTGAATCTTGCCGTCATCATGGCTTCCGGAGAGCTCACG ATGGAGTTCTCCTTGTATGTCATCAGCCACGTGGGCATGATCATCTCCCTGGTGTGCCTCATCTTGGCCATTGCCACCTTCCTGCTGTGCCGCTCCATTCAAAATCGTAACACCTACCTCCACCTGAACCTCTGCATTTGCCTCTTCTTGGCCGAGATTCTCTTCCTCATTGGTATAGACAAGACTGAAAACCAG ATGGGCTGCGCCATCATCGCGGGTGCTCTGCACTACCTGTTCCTTGCCTGCTTCTTTTGGATGCTGGTGGAGGCTGTGCTGCTTTTCCTGATGGTCAGGAACCTGAAGGTGGTGAATTACTTCGGCTCTCACAATGTCAAGTTGCTGTACCTCTGTGCCTTTAGCTACGGACTCCCGGCACTGCTGGTGTTTGTCTCCGCCAGTGTGCAGCCGAAGGGCTACGGGATGGATGACCG CTGCTGGCTGGATGCAAAGACGGGGTTCATCTGGAGTTTCTTGGGGCCAGTTTGTGTAATCATAACG GTCAACTTCGTCCTCCTGACTTGGACATTGTGCATCCTGAGGCAGAAGCTTTCCAGTGTCAACGCCGAAGTCTCGACGCTAAAAGACACCAG GTTACTGACCTTCAAGGCCTTCGCCCAGCTCTTTGTCCTGGGCTGCAGCTGGGTGTTGGGCCTTTTCCAGATTGGACCCATAGCCAGTGTCATGGCCTACCTGTTCACCATCATCAACAGCCTGCAGGGAGCCTTCATCTTCCTGATTCACTGTCTGCTCAGCCGCCAG GTACGTGAGGAATATAGGAGGTGGATCACCAGGAAGACCAAGCCCAGTTCCCAGTCCCAGTCCTCGGTGATCTTGCTGTCCTCTGTGCCATCCACGTCCAAGACG GGTTAA
- the ADGRE1 gene encoding adhesion G protein-coupled receptor E1 isoform X1 — protein sequence MMWRFNLLLFWGCCVLFSWKMHTVSTVDLTTMGLNACAYTTTCPAYATCTTTTNSYYCTCKRGFRASNGQMQFKDPGVKCNDIDECSQSPPVCGLHAVCENMKGKYKCSCLPGFSSPTGNSWNPGKPGRFACTDIDECLTSGVCPEHSHCANSVGSYSCNCQVGFIASKSTCEDVDECSQSPPICGPHSVCENMLGTYKCSCLPGFSSPTGNGWIWGKPGHFSCTDVDECSQSPPICGPHSVCENMPGTYKCSCLPGFSSPTGNGWIRAKPGQFACTDIDECLTSGVCPEHSHCANSVGSYSCNCQVGFIASKSTCEDVDECSQSPPICGPHSVCENMPGTYKCSCLPGFSSPTGNGWIRAKPGQFACTDIDECLTSGVCPEHSHCANSVGSYSCNCQVGFIASKSTCEDVDECSQSPQICGPHSVCENMLGTYKCSCLPGFSSPTGNGWIPGKPGHFACTEVNECANPRACPENATCYNTLGNYSCVCNRGFESSSGSLSFQGVGGSCEDVDECSRNSTLCGPNSICINVPGAYSCSCLAGFFSPNFWTLKDPGAFECVDIDECAFKTCPVNATCTNTPGSYFCTCHPGFVPSNRQTNFTDQKVKCRDIDECFQDPSLCGPHSVCTNALGSYSCSCMMGFRPDPERFQKYGNLSCKRLPFKCMEDVIPNNKQVQQCQGGAALKPEYVSFCALINAIFSILNDVCENKTTVVSLKSTAKSLAPVLERVSTSSKFTKEKMSALGTVVLQSVESTVLAALLDPSANVSQTIRTENLDIESKVINEECTKQNIVFNLKAKGDEMKVGCSIIKESASTGTTGVAFVSFVGMEAVLDERFFHGLQTPLADSKTKLKINSRVIGGIMTGEKKKNFSDPVVYTLENIKPKQELESPICVSWSTDVKGGRWTTSGCVVQEASETHTVCRCNRMVNLAVIMASGELTMEFSLYVISHVGMIISLVCLILAIATFLLCRSIQNRNTYLHLNLCICLFLAEILFLIGIDKTENQMGCAIIAGALHYLFLACFFWMLVEAVLLFLMVRNLKVVNYFGSHNVKLLYLCAFSYGLPALLVFVSASVQPKGYGMDDRCWLDAKTGFIWSFLGPVCVIITVNFVLLTWTLCILRQKLSSVNAEVSTLKDTRLLTFKAFAQLFVLGCSWVLGLFQIGPIASVMAYLFTIINSLQGAFIFLIHCLLSRQVREEYRRWITRKTKPSSQSQSSVILLSSVPSTSKTG from the exons GGTGTTGTGTTCTATTCAGCTGGAAAATGCACACAGTGTCCACAGTGGATCTAACGACAATGG GTTTGAACGCGTGTGCTTACACCACCACATGCCCAGCTTATGCAACTTGCACCACCACTACGAACAGTTACTATTGCACTTGCAAAAGAGGCTTCCGGGCTAGCAATGGACAAATGCAATTCAAAGATCCAGGAGTAAAATGCAATG ATATTGATGAATGTTCTCAAAGCCCCCCAGTGTGTGGTCTTCATGCAGTCTGCGAAAATATGAAGGGCAAATACAAATGCAGCTGTTTGCCTGGTTTCTCTTCTCCCACTGGAAATAGCTGGAACCCGGGAAAGCCAGGCCGTTTTGCCTGTACAG ACATCGATGAGTGCCTCACCAGTGGGGTCTGCCCTGAGCATTCTCACTGTGCCAACTCTGTGGGAAGCTACAGTTGCAACTGCCAAGTTGGATTCATTGCTAGCAAGTCCACCTGTGAAG ATGTTGATGAATGTTCTCAAAGCCCCCCAATATGTGGTCCTCACTCAGTCTGCGAAAACATGCTGGGGACATACAAATGCAGCTGTTTGCCTGGTTTCTCTTCTCCCACTGGAAATGGCTGGATCTGGGGAAAACCAGGCCATTTTTCTTGTACAG ATGTTGATGAATGTTCTCAAAGCCCCCCAATATGTGGCCCCCACTCAGTCTGCGAAAACATGCCAGGGACATACAAATGCAGCTGTTTGCCTGGTTTCTCTTCTCCCACTGGAAATGGCTGGATCCGGGCCAAGCCAGGCCAATTTGCCTGTACAG ACATCGATGAGTGTCTCACCAGTGGTGTCTGCCCTGAGCATTCTCATTGTGCCAACTCTGTGGGAAGCTACAGTTGCAACTGCCAAGTTGGATTCATTGCTAGCAAGTCCACCTGTGAAG ATGTTGATGAATGTTCTCAAAGCCCCCCAATATGTGGCCCCCACTCAGTCTGCGAAAACATGCCAGGGACATACAAATGCAGCTGTTTGCCTGGTTTCTCTTCTCCCACTGGAAATGGCTGGATCCGGGCCAAGCCAGGCCAATTTGCCTGTACAG ACATCGATGAGTGCCTCACCAGTGGTGTCTGCCCTGAGCATTCTCACTGTGCCAACTCTGTGGGAAGCTACAGTTGCAACTGCCAAGTTGGATTCATCGCTAGCAAGTCCACCTGTGAAG ATGTTGATGAATGTTCTCAAAGCCCCCAAATATGTGGCCCTCACTCAGTCTGCGAAAACATGCTGGGGACATACAAATGCAGCTGTTTGCCTGGTTTCTCTTCTCCCACTGGAAATGGCTGGATCCCGGGCAAGCCAGGTCATTTTGCCTGTACAG AGGTGAACGAATGTGCCAACCCCAGAGCTTGCCCGGAGAACGCGACTTGTTATAACACTCTTGGAAACTACTCTTGCGTCTGCAACCGAGGATTTGAATCCAGCAGCGGCTCCCTGAGTTTCCAGGGTGTGGGGGGATCCTGTGAAG ATGTGGATGAATGCTCCAGGAACTCAACTCTTTGTGGTCCCAATTCCATCTGCATCAACGTCCCGGGAGCATACAGTTGCTCCTGCCTGGCTGGCTTCTTTTCACCCAATTTTTGGACCCTCAAGGATCCAGGGGCTTTTGAATGTGTAG ATATCGATGAGTGTGCTTTCAAGACATGCCCCGTCAATGCAACCTGCACCAACACTCCCGGGAGCTACTTTTGCACCTGCCACCCTGGCTTCGTACCAAGCAATAGACAGACGAATTTCACAGACCAGAAAGTGAAATGTAGAG ATATCGATGAGTGCTTCCAAGATCCATCACTGTGTGGTCCACATTCTGTCTGCACCAATGCCCTGGGCTCCTACAGCTGCAGCTGCATGATGGGCTTTCGTCCTGATCCAGAACGCTTCCAGAAATATGGCAACCTCAGCTGTAAAA gACTTCCCTTCAAGTGTATGGAAGATGTGATACCCAATAATAAACAGGTCCAGCAATGCCAAGGGGGAGCAGCATTGAAACCTGAATAT GTCTCCTTTTGTGCACTGATAAATGCCATCTTCAGCATTCTGAATGATGTGTGTGAAAACAAAACCACTGTGGTTTCtctgaag AGTACGGCCAAGAGCCTTGCCCCTGTGCTTGAACGAGTATCTACATCTTCCAAATTCACCAAGGAAAAGATGTCCGCGCTGGGCACGGTCGTCCTGCAGAGTGTGGAAAGCACCGTATTGGCAGCTCTTCTGGACCCCTCGGCGAACGTCAGTCAGACTATTCGGACGGAAAACCTGG ACATTGAGAGCAAAGTTATCAATGAAGAATGCACTAAACAGAATATAGTGTTTAACCTGAAAGCCAAAGGGGACGAGATGAAGGTTGGGTGTTCCATCATTAAAGAATCCGCATCCACAG GGACCACCGGAGTGGCTTTTGTCTCCTTTGTGGGTATGGAGGCTGTTTTAGATGAACGTTTCTTCCATGGCCTCCAGACCCCCTTGGCCGACTCCAAGACAAAACTGAAGATCAATTCTCGCGTTATTGGGGGCATCATgactggggagaagaaaaagaacttcTCAGACCCAGTCGTCTACACTTTGGAGAACATCAAG CCAAAGCAGGAGTTAGAGAGTCCCATTTGCGTTTCCTGGAGCACAGATGTGAAGGGCGGGAGATGGACAACCTCTGGCTGTGTGGTCCAGGAAGCTTCCGAGACACATACTGTGTGCAGGTGCAATCGGATGGTGAATCTTGCCGTCATCATGGCTTCCGGAGAGCTCACG ATGGAGTTCTCCTTGTATGTCATCAGCCACGTGGGCATGATCATCTCCCTGGTGTGCCTCATCTTGGCCATTGCCACCTTCCTGCTGTGCCGCTCCATTCAAAATCGTAACACCTACCTCCACCTGAACCTCTGCATTTGCCTCTTCTTGGCCGAGATTCTCTTCCTCATTGGTATAGACAAGACTGAAAACCAG ATGGGCTGCGCCATCATCGCGGGTGCTCTGCACTACCTGTTCCTTGCCTGCTTCTTTTGGATGCTGGTGGAGGCTGTGCTGCTTTTCCTGATGGTCAGGAACCTGAAGGTGGTGAATTACTTCGGCTCTCACAATGTCAAGTTGCTGTACCTCTGTGCCTTTAGCTACGGACTCCCGGCACTGCTGGTGTTTGTCTCCGCCAGTGTGCAGCCGAAGGGCTACGGGATGGATGACCG CTGCTGGCTGGATGCAAAGACGGGGTTCATCTGGAGTTTCTTGGGGCCAGTTTGTGTAATCATAACG GTCAACTTCGTCCTCCTGACTTGGACATTGTGCATCCTGAGGCAGAAGCTTTCCAGTGTCAACGCCGAAGTCTCGACGCTAAAAGACACCAG GTTACTGACCTTCAAGGCCTTCGCCCAGCTCTTTGTCCTGGGCTGCAGCTGGGTGTTGGGCCTTTTCCAGATTGGACCCATAGCCAGTGTCATGGCCTACCTGTTCACCATCATCAACAGCCTGCAGGGAGCCTTCATCTTCCTGATTCACTGTCTGCTCAGCCGCCAG GTACGTGAGGAATATAGGAGGTGGATCACCAGGAAGACCAAGCCCAGTTCCCAGTCCCAGTCCTCGGTGATCTTGCTGTCCTCTGTGCCATCCACGTCCAAGACG GGTTAA